From Streptomyces chrestomyceticus JCM 4735, one genomic window encodes:
- a CDS encoding phosphotransferase, with protein MHNDLKGEHLLVAEDGRISGVLDWTDAVTGDPAEDVAGLAISVGAVAAVRIAEAAGFDRGGCARALQLARCDTLTLLSDRLRGIDDSPLPLLRAQLRRAWEPTPLDGPAEA; from the coding sequence GTGCACAACGACCTCAAGGGAGAGCATCTGCTCGTCGCCGAGGACGGCCGGATCAGCGGCGTGCTGGACTGGACGGACGCGGTGACCGGCGACCCCGCCGAGGATGTCGCGGGCCTCGCGATCTCGGTCGGCGCGGTGGCCGCCGTACGGATCGCGGAGGCCGCCGGGTTCGACCGCGGCGGGTGCGCCCGGGCGCTGCAACTGGCCCGCTGCGACACGCTGACGCTCCTCTCCGACCGGCTGCGCGGCATCGACGACAGTCCGCTGCCGTTGCTGCGCGCGCAGTTGCGGCGCGCGTGGGAGCCGACGCCGCTCGACGGACCGGCGGAAGCCTGA
- a CDS encoding aminoglycoside phosphotransferase family protein, producing the protein MTDERWPEAAEVARLAQDTVPGVTAADVRPIGEGGDHASWWVGPDHVARCALDRGGSERLRREVALRELIGDRVGVPVPVSVANGEWARGRAFTLDTRLGGVSAELRAVTAAGEAELARLLVLLAEVPVASAEALGVPPEAPRNMPGLLRRATAAAESVAARGEFASDLLPRLHVPGRRAPPHPARWCTTTSRESICSSPRTAGSAACWTGRTR; encoded by the coding sequence ATGACGGATGAACGTTGGCCGGAGGCGGCCGAGGTGGCCCGGCTGGCCCAGGACACCGTTCCCGGCGTGACCGCGGCCGATGTCCGGCCCATCGGCGAGGGCGGCGACCACGCGTCCTGGTGGGTGGGACCGGATCACGTGGCCCGGTGCGCGCTGGACCGGGGCGGCTCGGAGCGGCTGCGCCGGGAGGTCGCGCTGCGCGAGCTGATCGGGGACCGGGTCGGGGTGCCGGTGCCGGTCAGCGTGGCGAACGGTGAGTGGGCGCGCGGGCGCGCCTTCACCCTGGACACCCGGCTGGGCGGGGTCTCCGCCGAACTGCGTGCGGTGACGGCGGCGGGCGAGGCCGAGCTGGCGCGGCTGCTCGTCCTGCTCGCCGAGGTGCCGGTGGCGTCCGCCGAGGCGCTGGGCGTGCCGCCGGAGGCGCCGCGCAACATGCCGGGGCTGCTGCGCCGCGCCACGGCGGCGGCGGAGTCCGTCGCCGCGCGCGGCGAGTTCGCGTCGGACCTGCTGCCGAGGCTGCACGTGCCGGGGCGGAGAGCGCCACCGCACCCGGCACGCTGGTGCACAACGACCTCAAGGGAGAGCATCTGCTCGTCGCCGAGGACGGCCGGATCAGCGGCGTGCTGGACTGGACGGACGCGGTGA
- a CDS encoding cytochrome P450 has protein sequence MTSTTHTARTVPGPKGVPFLGSMFDLRRSTLDTFTRARREHGDIVRFVAGPPGLRSVFHAVFSPEGSQQVLASEAANFRKDHPFYEEVRQSFGNGLLTSQDADYLRQRRIVQPLFTKRRVDGYAAAVASEAQAVADRWRTPPDGTVDLVGEMNRLALRTVSRILFGTDVEAAVATVHRCFPVINKYVVRRGFSPRSLPRRWPTPANRKAAAATAELNAVCDGIAAGRRAAGAPDGGEGADLLSLLTRAGTEEDGGLDATEIREQVLVFLLAGHETTATSLAFTLHLLARHPGEQARVREEIDAVLAGRDPEAADLDRLPKLTMALKEAMRLYPAAPVVSRRGVAATEIGGYRIPDGADVIVSPWVTHRHPDLWEDPERFDPLRFTPEREAARHRYAWFPFGGGPRACIGQHFSMLESVLAAAVLLRSYELTAVDRDVPLTAGITLQAAGPARVRLRAVG, from the coding sequence ATGACCTCCACGACGCATACCGCCCGGACCGTACCGGGACCCAAGGGAGTCCCGTTCCTGGGCTCGATGTTCGACCTGCGGCGCTCCACCCTGGACACCTTCACCCGCGCCCGGCGCGAACACGGCGACATCGTCCGCTTCGTGGCCGGACCGCCCGGCCTGCGCAGCGTCTTCCACGCGGTCTTCTCGCCCGAGGGCAGCCAGCAGGTCCTGGCGTCCGAGGCGGCGAACTTCCGCAAGGACCACCCGTTCTACGAAGAGGTCCGGCAGTCCTTCGGCAACGGCCTGCTGACCAGCCAGGACGCCGATTACCTGCGCCAACGCCGGATCGTGCAGCCGCTGTTCACCAAGCGCCGGGTGGACGGGTACGCGGCGGCCGTGGCGTCCGAGGCGCAGGCCGTCGCCGACCGCTGGCGCACCCCGCCCGACGGCACCGTCGACCTGGTGGGCGAGATGAACCGGCTCGCGCTGCGCACCGTCTCCCGCATCCTGTTCGGTACGGACGTGGAGGCCGCGGTCGCCACCGTGCACCGCTGCTTCCCCGTGATCAACAAGTACGTGGTGCGGCGCGGCTTCTCGCCCCGCAGCCTGCCCCGCCGCTGGCCCACCCCCGCCAACCGGAAGGCCGCCGCCGCGACGGCCGAGCTGAACGCCGTCTGCGACGGCATCGCCGCCGGACGGCGGGCCGCCGGGGCGCCCGACGGCGGCGAGGGCGCGGACCTCCTCTCGCTCCTCACCCGCGCGGGCACCGAGGAGGACGGCGGCCTGGACGCCACCGAGATCCGCGAACAGGTGCTGGTCTTCCTGCTGGCCGGGCACGAGACGACCGCGACCTCGCTGGCCTTCACCCTCCACCTGCTCGCCCGGCACCCCGGGGAACAGGCGCGGGTACGGGAGGAGATCGACGCCGTACTGGCGGGGCGCGACCCGGAGGCCGCCGACCTGGACCGGCTGCCGAAGCTGACCATGGCCCTCAAGGAGGCGATGCGGCTGTACCCGGCGGCGCCGGTGGTCAGCCGGCGCGGCGTCGCGGCCACCGAGATCGGCGGGTACCGCATACCGGACGGCGCCGACGTGATCGTCTCGCCCTGGGTGACCCACCGGCACCCGGACCTGTGGGAGGACCCGGAACGCTTCGATCCGCTGCGGTTCACACCGGAGCGCGAGGCGGCGCGCCACCGCTACGCGTGGTTCCCCTTCGGCGGCGGCCCGCGGGCCTGCATCGGACAGCACTTCTCGATGCTGGAGTCCGTGCTGGCGGCGGCGGTCCTGCTGCGGTCGTACGAGCTGACGGCGGTGGACCGGGACGTACCGCTCACCGCGGGGATCACCTTGCAGGCGGCCGGACCGGCGCGGGTGCGGCTGCGCGCGGTGGGGTGA